The Streptomyces racemochromogenes DNA segment CGGGGAGGCCGGGGTGCCGGTCACCAGCGGCTGGGCGTCCTCGGCGGGGCCGCCCGCCCGCGCGGCCGCCTCGGCGGCCCGGACCAGGGGCTCCAGGTCGGCGGCGGTGACGGCGGAGCGCGAGACGACCCCCGAGGCCGTGCCCTGAGCGCCGTCGACCGTGGCGATGACCGTCAGCGTCCGGCCGCGGGTCACGCCGTTGGTGGTGAGCGCGTTCCCGGCCCAGCGCAGGTTGGCGCTGGACTCCTCGTCCGCGATGACGACGCAGCCGTCGGCGGTGGACAGCTCCAGGGCCCGCTCGACGATCTCGTGGGGCTTCGTGCGGTTCGGCGACATCAGCGTCCGGCCTCCTGGGTGGTGTTCAAGATGTTCACGTCGCGGAACAGGGCCGACGGGCAGCCGTGCGAGACCGCCGCGACCTGTCCCGGCTGGGCCTTGCCGCAGTTGAAGGCCCCGCCCAGGACGTAGGTCTGCGGCCCGCCGACCTTCTCCATGGAGCCCCAGAACTCGGTGGTCGTGGCCTGGTACGCGACGTCGCGCAGCTGTCCGGCCAGCCTGCCGTTCTCGATCCGGAAGAAGCGCTGCCCGGTGAACTGGAAGTTGTAGCGCTGCATGTCGATCGACCAGGACCGGTCGCCGACCACGTAGATCCCGCGCTCCACCCCGCCGATCAGGTCCTGCGTGGAGAGCCCGCCCGGATCCGGCTGGAGCGAGACGTTCGCCATCCGCTGCACGGGCACGTGCCCGGGGGAGTCGGCGTACGCGCAGCCGTTGGAGCGGCCGAGCCCGGTCAGCCGGGCGATCCGCCGGTCGGTCTGGTAGCCGGCCAGGGTGCCGTCCTTGACCAGGTCCCAGCTCTGCGCCTCGACGCCCTCGTCGTCGTAGCCGATGGTGGCCAGGCCGTGTTCGGCGGTGCGGTCACCGGTCACGTTCATGATCGAGGAGCCGTACTTGAGCTTGCCGAGCTGGTCGAAGGTGGCGAAGGAGGTCCCCGCGTACGCGGCCTCGTAGCCCAGCGCCCGGTCGAGCTCGGTGGCGTGGCCGATGGACTCGTGGATGGTGAGCCACAGGTTGGACGGGTCCACGACCAGGTCGTAGCGCCCGGCCCGCACGCCGGGGGCCCGCATCTTCTCGGCGAGCAGCGCCGGGATCTGCTCCAGCTCGGCGTCCCAGTCCCAGCCGGTGCCGGTCAGGTACTCCCAGCCGCGCCCGGTGGGCGGGGCGATGGTGCGCATCGAGTCGAACTCGCCGGTGGTCCCGTTGACGGCGACCGCGGTGAGCTGGGGGTGGACGCGCACCCGCTGCTGGGTGGTCGAGGTGCCCGCGGTGTCGGCGTAGAACTTGTTCTCGTGGACGGCGAGCAGCGACGCGTCCACGTGCGCCACGCCCTCGGCCGCCAGCAGCCGCGCGCTCCAGTCGGCGAGCAGCGCCGACTTCTCGGCGTCCGGCACCTCGAAGGGGTCGACGTCGTAGGCGGAGATCCAGGTCCTGTCGGCGTGCACCGGCTCCTCGGCCAGCTCCACCCGCTCGTCCGAACCGGCCGCCTTGATCACCTGGGCGGACAGCTTCGCCATGGCCACGGCCTGCGAGGCCACCCGGGCGGCGCCGTCCATGGTCAGGTCCACGCCGGAGGCGAAGCCCCAGCTGCCGCCGTGCACCACCCGGACCGCGTAACCGAGGTCGGTGGTGTCGGAGCCGCCGGAGGGCTTGGCGTCGCGCAGCCGCCAGGAGGCGCTGCGGATCCGCTCCAGCCGGAAGTCGGCATGGTCGGCGCCCAGCGCGCGGGCCCGGGCGAGTGCCGCGTCGGCGAGCGCCCGCAGGGGCAGCGCGGTGAAAGCCGCGTCGATGGAATGGGCCACGGAAGTCCTCCCGGGGTCGGGGCCGGTCGCCCCGATCATGTCGCGCCCGGGGCGGCTGTGCCTACATCTTTCTGTAGGGACTCGACAGAGCGGATCGCGAGGCCCTGTCGGAGCCCGATTCTCCGGATTACCGGCGCGGCCTATAGGTTTTTGCTCATCAGACCGCTAGCGAAAGGGTGATCCGTTGAGCCGCTCGGTTCTCGTCACCGGAGGAAACCGGGGCATCGGCCTCGCCATCGCCCGAGCCTTCGCAGAGGCCGGCGACAAGGTCGCCATCACGTACCGCTCGGGCGAGCCCCCGCAGGAGCTCACCTCGCTCGGTGTGCTGGCGGTGCGCTGTGACATCACCGACTCCGAGCAGGTGGAGCAGGCCTACAAGGAGATCGAGGAGAAGCACGGCAACGTCGAGGTGCTGGTGGCCAACGCCGGCATCACCAAGGACACGCTGCTGATGCGGATGTCGGAGGAGGACTTCGCGTCCGTCGTCGACACCAACCTCACCGGCACCTTCCGCGTGGTCAAGCGCGCGAACCGCGGCATGCTCCGCGCCAAGAAGGGCCGCGTCGTCCTGATCTCCTCGGTCGTGGGCCTGCTGGGCTCGGCCGGCCAGGCCAACTACGCCGCCTCCAAGGCCGCGCTGGTGGGCTTCGCCCGCTCGCTCGCCCGTGAGCTGGGCTCCCGCAACATCACCTTCAACGTGGTCGCCCCGGCTTCGTGGACACCGACATGACGAAGGTGCTCACCGACGAGCAGCGTGCGGGCATCGTGGCGAGCGTGCCGCTCGCCCGCTACGCGCAGCCCGAGGAGATCGCGGCAGCCGTCAGCTTCCTGGCGTCCGACGACGCCGCGTACATCACCGGAGCCGTCATTCCCGTTGACGGCGGATTGGGCATGGGTCACTGATCACCATGAGCGGAATTCTCGAGGGCAAGCGCATCCTCATCACGGGTGTGCTGATGGAGTCCTCCATCGCTTTCCACACCGCCCGGCTGGCCCAGGAGCAGGGCGCCGAGGTCATCCTCACCGCGTGGCCGCGGCCGTCGCTGACCGAGCGCATCGCCAAGAAGCTGCCCAAGCCGGTCAAGGTGATCGAGCTCGACGTCACCAACGACGAGCACCTCGCCCGCCTGGAGGGCCTCGTCCGCGACGAGCTCGGCGGCCTCGACGGCGTCGTGCACTCCATCGGCTTCGCCCCGCAGGACGCCCTCGGCGGCAACTTCCTGAACACCCCGTTCGAGTCGGTCGCCACCGCCATGCACGTCTCGGCGTTCTCGCTGAAGTCGCTGACCATGGCCTGCAAGCCGCTCTTCCCGGCGGAGGGCGCGGCCGTCGTCGGCCTGACCTTCGACGCGCAGTTCGCCTGGCCGCAGTACGACTGGATGGGCCCGGCCAAGGCCGCCCTGGAGGCCACCAGCCGCTACCTGGCCCGCGACCTGGGCAAGGAGAACATCCGCTGCAACCTGGTCTCGGCCGGCCCGCTCGGCTCGATGGCCGCGAAGTCCATCCCGGGCTTCTCCGACCTGGCGGACACCTGGAACCACCGCTCCATGCTGGAGTGGGACATGAGCGACCCGGAGCCCACGGGCCGCGGTGTCGTCGCGCTGCTCTCGGACTGGTTCCCGAAGACCACCGGCGAGATCGTCCACGTGGACGGCGGCCTGCACGCGATGGGTGCCTGATCCCAGGACCGCCCTCCCGTACCGCGGCGATGGCCGCGCCCTCCTCCCGGAGGGCGCGGCCATCGCCGTTTTCCGTCGTGTTCGACCGGATGTCCGAGCCCGGGGTGGATCCACCCGAGTCGAAAACCGGGACAGATACCTGCAAAATGACCATGCCGGGATCTTCCCGGTGTGTCCGGGGAGGAGGTACGGGTGCGCGCGAGGCCGAGCCGAGCGGTATCGCTGCTGGTCACCTCAGTGTTCCTGACCGGCCTCCTGGGCCCCGGAGCCCTCGCCCAACCCGGCGTACGGGAACCCGCCCCCGGCCCCGAAGCGGCCGGCCGGGCCGTCGTGCACCTCGACGACATCCCCGCCGAGCCACCCGTACGGCCCGCGCGGCCCCCCGTCCTGGAGCTGTTCGGCGCCGACTGCGACACGCGGATCACCGGCTCCACGGTGGTCGCGTCCTGCCACAACGGCTACCCCGAGACCGACCTGCTCCGCCTGCACGTCGAGTGCGAGCGCTGGTGGGACGTCGACGCGGACGCCGCTCTCGTCCCCCTGGACCCGGCCGGCCGCACCCGGCTCACCGGCCGCTGCTGGAAGGAGGTCCGCACGGCCTGGGTGAGCCACCAGCGCACCCCCGAAGGCCCGTAGGCCGCGCCCTTAGGACCGGGCCCGGGTCGGGCCGGGATCAGGCCGGGGCCTTGCCCAGGCAGACGAAGGGGTAGCCCGCGGCCTCCGCCGCGGCCGTGTCCCCGTCCCCGCGCCGGATCGCCTCGATCAGCCGGGCGTGGTCCAGGTGGTCCGCAGGGTTCAGCTCGGTGCCGACGTCCGTCCGCAGCCAGTCCGCGACCAGATCGCCGAGGTCCGCGTACAGCTCGATCAGCACGTCGTTGTGCGAGGCCGTCACCACCGCCATGTGCAGGCTCACGTCCGCCGCCACGAACAGCTCCGCGTCCCCGCTCGCCCACGCCTCCTCGCGCCGCGCCAGCAGCGCGTCCAGCTGGACGAGGTCCCGGCCGGTCCGCCGCTCCGCCGCCAGCCGGGCCGCCGAGGACTCCAGCGTCGAGCGCAGCTCCGCGATGTGCCGCGGGTCGGCCCCGGCGAAGCGCCGGTGCATCACCCCGGCCAGCTCGCTGGTGGCGAGCACGTACGTACCCGAACCCTGGCGGATGTCCAGGAGCCCGTTGTGCGCGAGGGCCCGGACCGCCTCCCGCACGGTGTTGCGTGCGACGCCCAGCAGCTCCACCAGCTCGGGCTCGGTGGGGATCCGGCTCCCGACCGGCCACTCGCCGGAGGTGATCTGGTTCCTCAGCTGGGCGATCACCTGGTCGACGAGCGCGGATCGCCGGGGCGAGGTCAGCGGCATGGCGGGTGGAATCCCCTCGGGGTCGGCCGGAGCGGCGACGGACGGAGCCGTGCGGAACGGTTCCGGACTGGACAACCAATCATCCCATGATTCTATGATGGCTGGATGCACGACGAAGACATCCAGACCATGAACCGCCCCGCGGTCGCGAACGGCGCCTCCACCGCCCTGCCCGCACCCGCCGACGCCGCCCCGCGGTGGCTGGGCCCGGTGCTCGTCGTCGGAATCGTGCTGGCCGCCCTCAACCTGCGGCCCGCCATCACCAGCCTCGGAGCCCTCTTCGAAGAGGCCCGCACCGGCCTCCACATGAGCGGCGCCGTCGCCGGGCTCATCACCTCGGTCCCCGCCCTCTGCTTCGCCGTCTTCGGCGTCACCGCCCCCCGGCTCTCGCGCCGCTTCGGCCCGGCCGCCGTCGTCTGCGCCGGCATGGCCGCCGTCGCCGCCGGCCTGCTGATCCGCCCCTTCACCCACGCCGCCGCCGGGTTCCTCGCCGCCAGCGCCCTGTCCCTGGCCGGCATAGCCCTGACCAACGTGCTGCTCCCGGTGATCGTCAAGCGCTACTTCCCGGACCGGGTCGGCACCATGACCGGCCTCTACTCCATGGCCCTGGCCGCCGGCACCTCCCTCGCCGCCGCCGCGACCGTCCCCCTCACCGGCGCCCTCGGCGGCAGCTGGCGCACCGGCCTGCTGATCTGGGCCGTCCTCGCCGTCGCCGCCGTACTGCCCTGGCTGCCGATCGCCGCCGCGGGCCGCCGCGAGAAGGCCGCCGCCCCCGCCGCCGCGGCCGGGGCCACCGGCCCCTCCGTCGTCCGCAGCCGCACCGCCTGGGCCCTGGCCTGCTACTTCGGCCTCCAGGCCACCGGCGCCTACGTCACCATGGGCTGGCTCCCGCAGATCTTCCGCGACGCGGGCGTCTCGGCCTCCACCGCCGGAGTCCTGCTCGCCGTCACCATGGTCATGGGCGTCCCCCTGGCCTTCGTCATCCCCGGCCTCGCCGGACGGATGCGCAACCAGGGCGCCATCGCCGCCGTCCTCGGCCTCTTCGGCCTCGCCGGCTACCTCGGGCTCTACCTCGCCCCCGCCGCCGGAGCCTGGGCCTGGGCCCTGCTGCTCGGGATCTCCAACTGCGCCTTCCCCCTCGTCATCACCATGATCGGGCTGCGCGCCAAGTCCCCGGCCGGGGTCGTCAAGCTCTCCGCCTTCGCCCAGAGCACCGGATACCTCATCTCCATCCCCGGACCCCTGGTCATCGGCACCCTCTACCAGCACAGCGGCGGCTGGGACATCCCGCTGGCCCTGATGGCGGCCCTCCTCGTCCCCCAGATCGCCCTCGGCGTCCTCGCCGGCCGGGACCGCACGATCGAGGACGAATGCGGCATGGGAGACTGAACGGCATGTCGCCCGTACTCGAACCCAACCCCCCAAACGGCCACAAGAAGCTCGGCCTCGTGCTCGGCGCGATGCTGCTGGTGACCATCGTCATCGCGGTCGTCGCGACCGTCGCCTCCCCCTGACACCACGGCCCGGGGGAGGGTGGGGATAACCCCACCACCCCCTAGGGGGCCAGGTTCAGGGTCGCCTGGGGTGTGCCCCGGATGGGAACCCGCCCTTCGGATCCATAGATTCGAAGGAGAGCGAGCCCGTCCCACCCGCACACCCACGGAGGCGGCCATGTCGGCCCCCGCGCACCTTCCCGCCCCCCGCACCACCGCCCCCGACACCCGGCTGCACTGGTGGACGCTGGCCCTGCCCGCGCTCGCCTTCGGCCTCCTCCTGCTCCTCCTCGCCGGCTCCGGCCAGGCGCACGCCGCCACCGACGGGGGCTCCGCCCTCGTCCAGGTCACCCACCAGCTGCTGCGCGCCGTCGGCTGAGCCGCGTGCGCCGGGCACGCCCCACCGGGGCGCGGAGGCCCTCCAACACCCTGCGCCCGGTGGCTCGTTTCGTGCGAAGCTGGGGGCCATGAGCGCCGACACACCCCGCAGGATCGCCCTCCTCCGGCACGCCAAGGCCGACTGGCCGCAGGTGTCCGACCACGAACGCCCGCTGGCGGAACGCGGCCGCAAGGACGCGCCCGCCGTCGGACTGAAGCTGGCCGAAACCGGCATCCCCTTCGACCTGGCCCTCTGCTCCACCGCCGCCCGCACCCGCGAGACCTGGAAGCTCGCCGTCCAGGAGCTCCCGTCCCGGCCGAAGACCTCGTACGAGGAGCGGATCTACGAGGCGTCGCCCGGCGAGCTCATCGCCCTGCTGAACGAGACCCCCGACGAGGTGTCCGACCTCCTCGTCATCGGCCACAACCCCGGCATGCACGCCCTCGCCGACGTCCTGTCCGGACGCTCCGAGGGCGACGCCCTGGCCCGGATGACCCGTACGGGCTTCCCGACCGCCGCGCTGGCCATCGTCTCCTTCACCGGCACCTGGAAGTCCCTCGAACCGGGCGCCTGCACCCTGCTGGACTACTGGACGCCCAAAGAGCACTGAGCCCGCCACGACGCGCGCCCGGCCGGAAGGACCCGGCCGGGCGCGGTACGTGCGTACGTCCGTACGGGGTCAGGCCAGGTCGGCCGCTTCCACTTCCTCCCGCGTGACGCCGAGCAGGTACAGCACGGCGTCCAGGAAGGGGACGTTCACGGCGGTGTGCGCGGCCTCGCGGACCACCGGCTTGGCGTTGAAGGCCACACCCAGCCCGGCCGCGTTCAGCATGTCCAGGTCGTTGGCGCCGTCACCGATCGCCACCGTCTGCGACAGCGGCACCCCGGCCTCCCCGGCGAAACGGCGCAGCAGCCGGGCCTTGCCCGCCCGGTCCACGATCTCCCCGGTGACCCTGCCGGTCAGCTTCCCGTCGACGATCTCCAGGGTGTTCGCCGAGGCGAAGTCCAGCCCCAGCCGCTCCCGCAGGTCATCCGTGACCTGCGTGAACCCGCCGGAGACCACGCCCACCTGGTAGCCCAGCGTCTTCAGCGTCCGGATCAGGGTCCGCGCGCCCGGCGTCAGCCGCACCTCGGAACGGACCTTGTCCACCACCGACACGTCCAGCCCCGCCAGCAGCGCCACCCGGGCGTGCAGGGACTGCTCGAAGTCCAGCTCGCCGCGCATGGCCCGCTCGGTCACCTCGGCGACCTCGGCCTCGCAGCCGGCGTGCGCGGCGAAGAGCTCGATGACCTCGTCCTGGATCAGGGTC contains these protein-coding regions:
- a CDS encoding TldD/PmbA family protein — protein: MAHSIDAAFTALPLRALADAALARARALGADHADFRLERIRSASWRLRDAKPSGGSDTTDLGYAVRVVHGGSWGFASGVDLTMDGAARVASQAVAMAKLSAQVIKAAGSDERVELAEEPVHADRTWISAYDVDPFEVPDAEKSALLADWSARLLAAEGVAHVDASLLAVHENKFYADTAGTSTTQQRVRVHPQLTAVAVNGTTGEFDSMRTIAPPTGRGWEYLTGTGWDWDAELEQIPALLAEKMRAPGVRAGRYDLVVDPSNLWLTIHESIGHATELDRALGYEAAYAGTSFATFDQLGKLKYGSSIMNVTGDRTAEHGLATIGYDDEGVEAQSWDLVKDGTLAGYQTDRRIARLTGLGRSNGCAYADSPGHVPVQRMANVSLQPDPGGLSTQDLIGGVERGIYVVGDRSWSIDMQRYNFQFTGQRFFRIENGRLAGQLRDVAYQATTTEFWGSMEKVGGPQTYVLGGAFNCGKAQPGQVAAVSHGCPSALFRDVNILNTTQEAGR
- the fabI gene encoding enoyl-ACP reductase FabI, which encodes MSGILEGKRILITGVLMESSIAFHTARLAQEQGAEVILTAWPRPSLTERIAKKLPKPVKVIELDVTNDEHLARLEGLVRDELGGLDGVVHSIGFAPQDALGGNFLNTPFESVATAMHVSAFSLKSLTMACKPLFPAEGAAVVGLTFDAQFAWPQYDWMGPAKAALEATSRYLARDLGKENIRCNLVSAGPLGSMAAKSIPGFSDLADTWNHRSMLEWDMSDPEPTGRGVVALLSDWFPKTTGEIVHVDGGLHAMGA
- a CDS encoding FadR/GntR family transcriptional regulator, which produces MPLTSPRRSALVDQVIAQLRNQITSGEWPVGSRIPTEPELVELLGVARNTVREAVRALAHNGLLDIRQGSGTYVLATSELAGVMHRRFAGADPRHIAELRSTLESSAARLAAERRTGRDLVQLDALLARREEAWASGDAELFVAADVSLHMAVVTASHNDVLIELYADLGDLVADWLRTDVGTELNPADHLDHARLIEAIRRGDGDTAAAEAAGYPFVCLGKAPA
- a CDS encoding CynX/NimT family MFS transporter is translated as MHDEDIQTMNRPAVANGASTALPAPADAAPRWLGPVLVVGIVLAALNLRPAITSLGALFEEARTGLHMSGAVAGLITSVPALCFAVFGVTAPRLSRRFGPAAVVCAGMAAVAAGLLIRPFTHAAAGFLAASALSLAGIALTNVLLPVIVKRYFPDRVGTMTGLYSMALAAGTSLAAAATVPLTGALGGSWRTGLLIWAVLAVAAVLPWLPIAAAGRREKAAAPAAAAGATGPSVVRSRTAWALACYFGLQATGAYVTMGWLPQIFRDAGVSASTAGVLLAVTMVMGVPLAFVIPGLAGRMRNQGAIAAVLGLFGLAGYLGLYLAPAAGAWAWALLLGISNCAFPLVITMIGLRAKSPAGVVKLSAFAQSTGYLISIPGPLVIGTLYQHSGGWDIPLALMAALLVPQIALGVLAGRDRTIEDECGMGD
- a CDS encoding SGM_5486 family transporter-associated protein, translating into MSPVLEPNPPNGHKKLGLVLGAMLLVTIVIAVVATVASP
- a CDS encoding SixA phosphatase family protein, translated to MSADTPRRIALLRHAKADWPQVSDHERPLAERGRKDAPAVGLKLAETGIPFDLALCSTAARTRETWKLAVQELPSRPKTSYEERIYEASPGELIALLNETPDEVSDLLVIGHNPGMHALADVLSGRSEGDALARMTRTGFPTAALAIVSFTGTWKSLEPGACTLLDYWTPKEH
- the serB gene encoding phosphoserine phosphatase SerB translates to MSASQTSDVPTLLVKIFGKDRPGITAGLFDTLAAYSVDVVDIEQVVTRGRIVLCALVTKPAAGSEGELRATVHSWAESLRLQAEIISGTGDNRPRGSGRSHVTVLGHPLTAESTATIAARITATGGNIDRIFRLAKYPVTAVEFAVSGVETEPLRTALATTAAQIGVDVAVVSAGLHRRAQRLVVMDVDSTLIQDEVIELFAAHAGCEAEVAEVTERAMRGELDFEQSLHARVALLAGLDVSVVDKVRSEVRLTPGARTLIRTLKTLGYQVGVVSGGFTQVTDDLRERLGLDFASANTLEIVDGKLTGRVTGEIVDRAGKARLLRRFAGEAGVPLSQTVAIGDGANDLDMLNAAGLGVAFNAKPVVREAAHTAVNVPFLDAVLYLLGVTREEVEAADLA